The Streptomyces collinus DNA segment GACTCCGGGGAGGCCGAGGAGGACATCCTGGAGGCGACCGAGCGGGCCGAGGAGTCGGCGCGGGCCTGGCTGGAGCAGCGCGGGTACGGCTACAAGAACCTCCGGTCCACCGCCGAGGACCTCTCCCAGGCGCCTCTCGGCAAGCGGCAGCGGCGGGAGGCCGCCCGGAAGGGTTGTGAACTGCTGGCGGCCGACTGTG contains these protein-coding regions:
- a CDS encoding DUF6204 family protein produces the protein MSTRTFRVTVRGVFDGLSADQRAGLLARAAEHDVLRAAFTPEGSLTYDVAVRPAFTFRFLDSGEAEEDILEATERAEESARAWLEQRGYGYKNLRSTAEDLSQAPLGKRQRREAARKGCELLAADCA